A genomic window from Tolypothrix sp. PCC 7910 includes:
- a CDS encoding Ig-like domain-containing protein yields the protein MILFIGNFHGYTVAQTQPLQKPREVTAIAFSPDGNTVATGVSDSQIALLDTKTGNLMKNLPGHFGAPVTGAVFSPDGKILRTVGKDTVVRFWNLITGEESEILEGPEHPPRTLALSPDGQALFTSGEDPKIFQWNVNTNQLTKVLEGHRNFVNTLAVSPDGKTLASGDVGGAVIFWNLTTGKKFQTLVGHAGAVTGLAFSPDGTNLASSSQDRTVRLWNVANAKEIQVFRDATKPLKTVAFSRNGQSLVAGGDENTIFVWNARSGGLRLRLSTVDAVTGVAISPDGTSFASGSRNGDVDWWNLNSGVRERTVKLNNLLPIRPKQVPTPSNRNKVLKTPQKPLTSTTEGRIQTPKATLVAAIPSPPGGPILVVTSTTNPFSNYYAEILRTEGLNLFNVSDISSVSSSTLANYDVVILSEMTLTSEQATMFTNWVTSGGNLIAMRPDKQLAGLLGLTDAASTLANAYLLVNNSTSAGKGIVNQTMQFHGTADRYTLNGADSIATLYSNATTLTSNPAVTLRSVGSNGGQAAAFTYDLARSIVFTRQGNPAWAEQERDGFSPIRSDDLFFGNKSGDPQPDWVDLNKVAIPQADEQQRLLANLILQMNLPKKPLPRFWYFPHGKKAVVLMSGDDHANGGTASRFDKFKSLSPAGCSVDDWQCIRGTSYIYPNSPLTNPQANQYVNIDGGFEVALHVNTNCADYTASSLAIAYTQQLSSFTSKYTSIESPKTQRHHCLVWSDWFSTPQIELNNGIRLDTTYYYWPPTWITDRPGFFTGSGMPMRFVNQDGAMIDVFGAPTQLTDESGQSYPYNIDTLLDRAIGTEGYYGVFNVNAHTDFANSSVSDAVVNSALARSIPIVSAKQVLTWLDGRNSSSFSSLAWNNKNLSFTITKGSNTNGLQAMLPTVSGNLTLSNITLNGGTPVSYTTAVVKGVEYAFFPANSGAYVATYTSDNIAPTVSSTTPSSNATNVSTTTKITATFSESIDSTTINATNFELRNSGNTLIPATVAYNATNRTAILTPSNPLATATTYTATIKGGSTGVKDLAGNALATSYSWSFATSATPTPQSIWNNSATPTNPSFSDSNAVELGVKFRSNVNGYITGVRFYKGAGNTGTHTGTLWSSTGQQLATATFTNETTSGWQTVNFANPVQITANTVYIASYYAPAGNYAIDLGYFANSGISNGPLYLLRDGESGGNGIYKYGGGFPDSSSQSANYWVDILFTPSIATDTTSPTVSSTTPSNNATGVSTSPSITATFSEDIDSSTINTTNFELRNSSNALVTATVAYNAINRTATLVPSSNLAISTTYTARIKGGASGIKDSAGNALTTDYIWSFTTVGDTTPPTVSSTIPSNNATGVSTSPSITATFSKAIDSTTINTANFELRNSSNTVVSATVAYNSSNLTAALTPSTALANSTAYTVRIKGGTSGVKDLAGNALATDYTWSFTTVGDTTPPTVSSTTPSNNATGVSTSPSITATFSEAINSTTISTTNIELRNSSNTLVPATVTYNATNRTATLTPSTALANSTIYTVRIKGGTTGVKDIAGNALAADYTWSFTTVADTTAPTVTSSTPSNNATGVSIFTSITVTFSEPINSTTMNSTNFELRNSLNIPVLATVTYNETNRTATLKPILPLLSLSTYTATVKGGNTGVKDLAGNALASNYTWKFTTGLL from the coding sequence ATGATATTGTTTATAGGAAATTTTCATGGATATACAGTAGCGCAAACACAACCATTACAAAAGCCAAGAGAAGTTACAGCGATCGCTTTTAGTCCAGATGGTAATACAGTAGCGACTGGGGTCAGTGACAGCCAGATTGCTTTGCTTGACACAAAAACAGGCAATCTGATGAAGAATTTACCAGGACACTTTGGCGCACCTGTAACTGGAGCAGTCTTCAGTCCAGATGGCAAAATCTTGAGGACAGTTGGTAAAGATACTGTAGTAAGATTTTGGAACCTCATTACAGGTGAAGAAAGTGAGATATTGGAAGGCCCAGAGCACCCTCCAAGAACACTTGCTTTGAGTCCTGATGGACAGGCTTTATTTACTAGTGGTGAAGATCCAAAGATTTTTCAATGGAATGTAAATACTAACCAACTCACCAAGGTTCTAGAAGGACACAGAAATTTTGTCAACACTCTAGCTGTTAGTCCAGATGGCAAGACTTTAGCGAGTGGAGACGTAGGCGGTGCAGTCATCTTTTGGAACTTAACTACAGGTAAAAAATTTCAAACCTTAGTTGGTCATGCAGGTGCAGTTACAGGATTAGCCTTTAGTCCAGATGGTACAAACCTAGCTAGTTCCAGTCAGGATCGTACAGTTCGACTTTGGAATGTGGCTAATGCTAAAGAAATCCAAGTTTTTCGTGATGCTACTAAACCTCTCAAGACGGTTGCTTTCAGTCGAAATGGGCAAAGCTTAGTAGCAGGTGGTGATGAAAACACGATTTTTGTGTGGAATGCCAGAAGTGGTGGACTACGCTTACGCCTAAGTACAGTTGATGCTGTTACAGGAGTTGCTATTAGCCCAGATGGAACAAGCTTTGCTAGTGGTAGCCGCAATGGTGATGTGGATTGGTGGAATTTGAATAGTGGTGTACGTGAAAGGACAGTAAAGTTAAACAACTTATTACCTATTCGTCCTAAGCAAGTACCAACACCATCTAATCGCAACAAAGTTCTCAAAACCCCGCAAAAACCTCTGACATCTACAACGGAAGGAAGGATTCAGACTCCTAAAGCCACGCTTGTGGCAGCCATCCCATCGCCACCAGGCGGGCCAATCCTCGTAGTCACATCTACTACCAATCCCTTTAGCAACTACTACGCCGAGATTCTCCGCACCGAAGGGCTGAACCTGTTCAATGTTAGTGACATCTCATCAGTTTCATCGTCAACATTGGCTAACTATGACGTTGTTATCCTCAGTGAAATGACTCTGACATCAGAGCAGGCAACAATGTTCACTAACTGGGTGACAAGTGGGGGAAATCTAATTGCTATGCGTCCTGACAAACAACTTGCAGGATTGTTAGGGCTAACTGATGCTGCTTCCACACTGGCAAATGCTTATTTGCTAGTTAACAACTCCACTTCTGCTGGCAAAGGCATTGTCAATCAGACTATGCAGTTTCATGGAACTGCTGACCGCTATACCCTAAATGGTGCTGACAGTATAGCGACACTTTACTCTAATGCCACGACATTAACCTCTAATCCTGCGGTTACCCTCCGTAGTGTTGGTAGTAATGGAGGGCAAGCTGCTGCATTTACTTACGACTTAGCTCGTTCTATTGTCTTCACTCGCCAAGGTAATCCAGCATGGGCCGAACAAGAGCGAGATGGATTCTCGCCAATTCGCTCTGATGACCTATTTTTCGGCAATAAGAGTGGCGATCCTCAACCTGATTGGGTAGACCTCAACAAAGTAGCTATTCCTCAGGCTGATGAACAACAACGGCTGCTGGCAAACTTAATTCTGCAAATGAACTTGCCAAAAAAACCGCTACCCCGTTTCTGGTATTTTCCTCATGGTAAAAAGGCCGTTGTGCTGATGAGTGGTGACGACCATGCAAATGGAGGTACTGCTAGCAGATTTGACAAATTTAAATCGCTCAGTCCAGCTGGTTGTTCAGTAGATGATTGGCAGTGTATCCGGGGTACTTCATACATCTATCCCAACTCACCCCTAACTAATCCCCAAGCCAATCAATATGTCAATATTGATGGGGGCTTTGAAGTTGCTTTACACGTAAATACAAACTGTGCAGATTACACAGCTAGCTCATTAGCTATCGCCTATACACAGCAACTAAGCAGCTTTACTAGTAAGTACACCAGCATTGAATCCCCTAAAACCCAACGTCATCATTGCTTGGTGTGGAGTGATTGGTTCAGTACACCACAAATTGAATTGAATAATGGCATCAGACTAGATACTACTTACTACTATTGGCCACCTACTTGGATTACAGACCGTCCTGGTTTCTTTACTGGTTCTGGTATGCCTATGCGTTTTGTTAACCAAGACGGCGCAATGATTGATGTGTTTGGCGCACCTACCCAATTAACAGATGAATCTGGACAATCCTACCCTTACAATATCGATACCCTACTCGATCGCGCGATCGGCACAGAGGGGTATTATGGTGTATTCAACGTTAACGCCCATACAGATTTTGCGAACTCATCAGTTTCTGATGCTGTAGTTAATTCAGCGCTAGCTCGGAGTATACCAATTGTCTCTGCCAAACAAGTTCTAACCTGGCTTGATGGTCGCAACAGTTCGTCTTTTAGCTCGTTGGCATGGAACAATAAAAATCTGAGTTTTACAATCACCAAGGGCAGTAATACCAATGGTTTACAGGCAATGCTGCCAACAGTCTCTGGTAATTTAACACTCAGCAATATTACACTCAATGGTGGTACTCCCGTTAGTTATACTACCGCTGTAGTTAAAGGGGTTGAGTATGCTTTTTTCCCAGCAAATAGCGGTGCCTATGTTGCTACATACACCTCGGATAACATTGCACCAACAGTCAGTTCTACAACCCCTAGCAGCAATGCAACCAATGTAAGCACTACTACCAAGATTACAGCCACCTTCAGCGAGTCCATAGACTCAACAACAATTAATGCAACTAATTTTGAGTTGCGTAATTCCGGCAATACACTTATACCTGCAACAGTCGCCTACAATGCCACTAATCGCACAGCCATACTTACGCCTAGTAATCCTTTAGCAACTGCTACTACTTACACTGCAACAATTAAAGGAGGAAGCACTGGTGTTAAAGATTTGGCAGGTAATGCCTTGGCAACAAGCTACAGCTGGTCATTCGCCACTTCAGCAACCCCAACTCCTCAGAGTATTTGGAACAATTCTGCAACTCCAACAAACCCATCATTCTCAGACAGCAATGCTGTAGAGTTAGGAGTCAAATTTCGCTCGAATGTTAATGGTTACATCACTGGTGTGCGCTTTTACAAAGGTGCTGGCAATACAGGCACCCATACTGGTACCCTGTGGAGCAGTACTGGTCAGCAGTTAGCTACAGCAACCTTTACCAATGAAACCACTTCTGGTTGGCAAACAGTAAACTTTGCTAATCCAGTGCAGATTACTGCTAATACCGTCTACATAGCTTCTTACTATGCTCCTGCTGGTAACTATGCTATAGATTTAGGATACTTTGCTAACTCTGGAATTAGTAACGGCCCACTCTACCTGCTACGTGATGGCGAAAGTGGCGGTAATGGTATTTACAAATATGGTGGCGGTTTTCCGGATTCTAGCTCCCAATCAGCTAACTATTGGGTTGATATTCTGTTTACTCCCAGCATAGCGACGGATACCACTTCACCAACAGTAAGTTCCACAACCCCCAGTAATAATGCAACTGGTGTTAGCACTTCCCCAAGTATTACAGCTACCTTCAGCGAGGACATCGACTCCAGCACAATTAATACAACTAACTTTGAGTTGCGGAATTCCAGTAATGCACTTGTAACTGCCACTGTGGCTTACAACGCCATTAATCGCACAGCGACACTGGTACCTAGCAGTAATTTAGCAATTTCTACTACTTACACGGCTAGGATTAAAGGTGGAGCCAGTGGTATCAAAGACTCGGCAGGTAACGCCTTGACAACGGACTACATATGGTCGTTCACAACTGTAGGGGATACTACGCCGCCAACAGTCAGTTCTACTATTCCCAGTAATAATGCCACTGGTGTCAGCACTTCCCCAAGTATTACAGCTACCTTCAGCAAGGCAATAGACTCCACAACTATTAACACTGCTAACTTTGAGTTGCGGAATTCCAGTAATACAGTGGTATCTGCTACAGTGGCTTACAATAGTAGTAATTTGACTGCAGCACTTACACCAAGTACTGCTTTAGCAAATTCGACTGCTTATACTGTCAGGATTAAAGGCGGAACCAGTGGTGTCAAAGACTTGGCAGGTAATGCTTTAGCAACGGACTACACTTGGTCGTTCACAACTGTAGGGGACACTACCCCGCCAACAGTGAGTTCTACTACTCCCAGTAATAATGCCACTGGTGTCAGCACTTCCCCAAGTATTACAGCTACCTTTAGCGAGGCAATTAACTCCACGACGATTAGCACCACTAACATTGAGTTGCGGAATTCTAGTAATACACTTGTACCTGCTACAGTGACTTACAATGCTACTAATCGCACAGCAACACTTACACCAAGTACTGCTTTAGCAAATTCGACTATTTATACTGTCAGGATTAAAGGCGGAACTACTGGTGTTAAAGACATAGCTGGTAATGCCTTAGCAGCGGATTACACCTGGTCATTTACGACTGTAGCAGATACTACGGCTCCAACAGTCACCTCTAGTACTCCCAGTAATAATGCAACTGGTGTCAGCATCTTTACAAGCATTACAGTAACCTTCAGTGAACCGATCAACTCAACAACGATGAATAGCACTAACTTTGAGTTGCGTAATTCACTTAATATACCTGTACTTGCTACAGTTACTTACAATGAGACTAATCGCACGGCAACACTTAAACCCATTCTTCCTTTACTGAGTTTATCTACCTATACAGCCACAGTTAAAGGCGGAAACACTGGTGTTAAAGACTTAGCGGGCAATGCTCTTGCATCTAACTATACTTGGAAATTTACTACTGGTTTATTGTAG
- a CDS encoding rhodanese-related sulfurtransferase, producing the protein MKQENLLVVVALYKFVSLPDFADKQEPLLSYCQQQGIKGTILLAEEGINGTIAGSRQAVDAVLEFLRSDIRLADIEYKESYATTPPFERMKVRLKSEIVTLGLPEVDPNEKVGIYVDPKEWNQIISDPEVTVIDTRNDYEVKIGTFTRAQNPQTHIFREFPEYVRHNLDPEKHKKVALFCTGGIRCEKASSFMLSQGFAEVYHLKGGILKYLEEVPAEESLWEGECFVFDERIAVRHGLEEGTYDMCQSCGRPISEADKASPKYEEGITCPYCFDDLTEEKRVRQQEKRRQFLLKGNHKS; encoded by the coding sequence ATGAAGCAAGAAAATCTTCTAGTTGTTGTAGCACTTTATAAATTCGTCAGCTTACCGGATTTTGCCGATAAGCAAGAACCTCTGTTGTCTTACTGTCAGCAGCAAGGGATTAAGGGAACTATCCTCTTAGCAGAAGAAGGTATTAACGGCACAATCGCAGGTTCACGCCAAGCTGTTGACGCAGTTTTAGAATTTCTGCGTTCCGATATCCGATTAGCAGACATCGAATACAAAGAATCCTACGCTACCACGCCACCATTTGAGCGCATGAAGGTGCGGTTAAAGTCCGAAATTGTGACTTTAGGGTTACCAGAAGTTGATCCTAATGAAAAAGTGGGAATTTATGTCGATCCGAAAGAATGGAATCAAATAATTTCCGATCCGGAAGTTACTGTGATTGATACCCGTAACGATTACGAGGTGAAGATTGGGACTTTCACCAGGGCGCAAAATCCTCAAACTCATATATTCCGTGAGTTTCCTGAGTATGTACGCCACAACCTCGACCCCGAGAAACACAAAAAAGTGGCTTTGTTCTGTACTGGCGGGATTCGTTGCGAAAAAGCCTCATCCTTCATGCTGTCCCAAGGCTTTGCAGAAGTTTATCATCTCAAAGGTGGCATTCTCAAATATTTAGAAGAAGTTCCTGCCGAAGAAAGCTTATGGGAAGGGGAATGCTTCGTCTTTGATGAACGAATCGCTGTCCGTCACGGATTGGAAGAAGGCACTTATGATATGTGTCAAAGTTGTGGTCGCCCAATTTCTGAAGCAGATAAGGCTTCACCCAAGTATGAGGAAGGTATTACTTGCCCATACTGTTTTGATGACCTTACCGAAGAAAAAAGAGTACGTCAGCAAGAAAAAAGGCGACAGTTTCTTTTAAAGGGTAACCATAAATCATGA
- a CDS encoding class I SAM-dependent methyltransferase — MTNQTQGLEPNLYNYLLSVSLREPEILAQLRQETAQHPMARMQIAPEQGQFMALLVQLISAKKTLELGVFTGYSTLVVALALPSDGKIVACDVSEEFTAIACRYWQQAGVAEKIDLHIAPALDTLDKLLQAGEAGTFDFAFIDADKSNYDAYYERSLQLIRPGGLIAIDNVLWSGRVADPQVQDNRTKRIRAFNQKLHQDPRINLSLVPIADGLTLAVKVGD; from the coding sequence ATGACAAATCAAACACAGGGACTCGAACCAAATCTTTATAATTATTTACTGTCTGTTTCTTTGCGAGAACCAGAAATATTAGCTCAATTACGCCAAGAAACAGCCCAGCATCCAATGGCGAGAATGCAAATTGCGCCTGAACAAGGGCAATTTATGGCGTTGTTGGTGCAATTAATAAGTGCTAAAAAAACTTTAGAATTAGGTGTATTTACGGGATACAGTACGTTAGTAGTAGCTTTAGCATTACCAAGCGACGGAAAAATCGTAGCCTGTGATGTTAGTGAAGAGTTTACAGCGATCGCGTGTCGTTATTGGCAGCAAGCTGGGGTGGCAGAGAAAATAGACCTGCACATTGCCCCAGCGTTAGATACTTTAGATAAGTTGCTGCAAGCAGGTGAAGCCGGAACCTTTGATTTTGCGTTCATTGACGCAGATAAAAGCAACTATGATGCCTATTATGAGCGATCGCTGCAATTAATCCGTCCCGGTGGACTGATTGCGATCGATAATGTCCTGTGGTCAGGAAGAGTAGCCGATCCCCAAGTACAAGACAATAGAACCAAAAGAATTCGCGCTTTTAATCAAAAGCTGCATCAAGACCCGCGAATAAATCTTAGTTTAGTCCCCATTGCCGATGGTCTAACCTTGGCAGTGAAGGTTGGGGATTAG